Proteins encoded by one window of Mercenaria mercenaria strain notata chromosome 4, MADL_Memer_1, whole genome shotgun sequence:
- the LOC123551337 gene encoding uncharacterized protein LOC123551337 isoform X2 has protein sequence MYAWTFLVFLGMAGLPFHSVQGYTYTCYPNNTIAVSGLPTNYSSMNYFAIQEADGKNCSVTGVEAAGTAEITECDKDQPILFTFSSYSGMLTNQIHGGQEVEIVNITCIEISDSGVASSVDDTLAVSIDIDDVVSMNVTYDITSDLNPTSANVGDPVIWTIYFPMNYTLEITSCTAYPGTDSSSSNSILLITDWCSDVGQLISNFSTNAENTEASATIEAFKFFDEPNVYLTCTLLVCPPSSSSCDSVCGPARKRRRRSSNGEYTKSIGKVLHIIDTTSAAYMPRTGFFMTVVMIYLASLL, from the exons CATGTTACCCAAACAACACCATTGCGGTTTCCGGTTTGCCGACTAATTACTCATCCATGAACTACTTTGCGATCCAAGAAGCAGACGGTAAGAACTGTTCCGTGACTGGAGTTGAGGCTGCTGGCACCGCGGAAATTACCGAATGCGATAAA GATCAGCCGATTCTCTTTACATTTAGCTCCTACAGTGGTATGTTGACCAATCAGATCCATGGTGGGCAGGAAGTTGAGATTGTAAACATCACGTGTATTGAGATTTCTGATTCCGGTGTTGCGTCCTCTGTTGACGACACACTAGCAGTCTC CATCGATATCGACGATGTGGTTTCAATGAATGTTACGTATGACATCACATCCGACTTAAATCCGACGTCTGCTAATGTTGGAGATCCAGTTATTTGGACAATCTACTTCCCGA TGAACTATACACTTGAAATAACATCATGCACGGCTTACCCAGGTACCGACTCGTCGTCGTCAAACTCTATTCTTTTAATCACCGACTG GTGTTCCGATGTCGGTCAGCTCATCTCCAATTTCTCCACGAACGCCGAAAATACTGAGGCATCGGCAACGATCGAGGCTTTCAAGTTCTTCGATGAGCCCAACGTGTACCTAACTTGTACTCTTCTTGTATGTCCGCCATCGAGTAGCAGTTGTGAC TCGGTTTGCGGTCCAGCAAGGAAAAGGAGGAGGAGGAGTTCAAATGGCGAGTATACGAAGAGTATAGGCAAAGTTTTGCACATCATTGACACAACATCTGCTGCTTACATGCCAC GCACCGGCTTCTTCATGACAGTGGTGATGATCTACTTAGCGTCGCTTCTTTGA